CAATGACCAGGCTAAGGCCCATCGCCGCAGCGGGTCCCTGCTCAAGACGCCAGTACATAGACATGTAGAGGTTAGCGCCAAAGGGAGAGAACCATTGACGTCCCCGGCGACCACGACCTGCCTGCTGATATTCAGCGATACAGGCGGCACCCGACTGCAGGTCATGCATGCGTTCCAGCAGATACTGGTTTGTGGAGTCAATGACCGGGATAACCGAGACATTGCCCTGCGTAACCTGAGAGAGGATTGCCTGCTCATCCAGCAGCTGCATTGGCGCAGACAGGCTGTAGCCCTTCCCTGTCACGGTATAGACATCAAGGCCCCAGCTTTTTAACGTCTGAATGTGCTTGTTTATGGCTGCCCGACTCATGCCCAGCGTTTCACCTAGCTGCTCGCCAGAATGAAACTCACCATCAGATAAAATATCGACCAGCTTTAGCGGGACATTGTGGTCTTTCATGCGATCACCCCGACAGCATTGCACTCGCCCTGCGCCTGAATAAAGCGGACTTCAGGCTCCAGCCAGACATCGAATTTCTCACCCACCTTCGCGCGCACGGTTTTTGCCAGCGCAACGATATCGTCAGGCGTGGCATGGTCAGCGTTAATCAGCACCAGGGCCTGTTGCTGGTGAACAGCGGCACCGCCGATGCGATACCCCTTCAGCTGGCACTGATCGATAAGCCAGCCTGCTGCCAGCTTGGTTTCACCATTCGGCATCAGATAGTGTGGCATACCAGGGAAATGAGCCAGCAGGGAGTTGCACTGTGCCCCGGTAACGACAGGATTTTTGAAGAAGCTGCCTACGTTACCGGTGACTTTTGGATCCGGTAATTTGCTCTGCCGCATCTGGCATACCGCGTGGTAGACGTCCCAGGCATTGGCGGTCACGGGGTTGAGCGTTTTCAGGTCGCCGTAGGTTAATACGGGCTGCCATTGCTTAGGTAATATTATCCCGACCGCGACGATGACATAGCCTGACTGATAGCGATGTTTAAATATGCTGTCACGATAGCCAAATTCACAGGCTTCACGATCGAGGCGTTCTGTCTCACCACTGTGCAGGTTAAGTACATCCACATATTCGCAGACATCTTTTAATTCCACACCATAGGCGCCAATGTTCTGAATCGGTGCCGAGCCGGTCATCCCGGGGATCAACGCAAGGTTTTCGAGGCCGGTGATCCCTTTTTCCAGCGTGCTTTTAACCAGTTGATGCCAGTTCTCACCTGCACCGACATGCAACTTCCAGCACTCAAATTCATCCTGAATTCTGATGCCTTTGATGCGGTTGAGCACCACGGTGCCGGCGAAATCTTCCAGAAAAAGGACATTGCTGCCTTCACCAAGCACGATGAAAGGCATTTGATCATGCTGGCTGGCCTGCCATGCGGCCAGAATGGCGGCTGGCGTCTCAGCGACGATGCGTTTCTGTGTGTGTACTTCAAGCCCAAGCGTATTGTCGGCTTTTAAGGAGGGATGCTGGCTGGACATTTGACGGCCTTTACTGAGTTATCTGGCCGTAGTTTACCGTATCAGAGAGGGGTTCTCAGGCTGTTTTCGGGAATTATGATGAGGTTTTTCACGATCTGCAGACGTAAAAAAGCCCCGCACTGCTGTGCGGGGCTTCTTCACTTATATAATGCCTGGCAGTTCCCTACTCTCGCATGGGGAGACCCCACACTACCATCGGCGCTACGGCGTTTCACTTCTGAGTTCGGCATGGGGTCAGGTGGGACCACCGCGCTAAAGCCGCCAGGCAAATTCTTTGTGCTCTGTCCTGTGTCTTTTGTGCTTATGCTGCGTTGGCTTCCCTCGCGCTACTCAGTCACATACTTCAGTATGCTCCTTCATATCGGTCGGTTGCCGCCTTGCCTAAGCGCAAAATCCTTCGGACCTTGGTCCGCAGGACACAACTGTATCCGGTAACAAGCTGAAAATCGTGTCTCTCAAAAACGCCTCTGGCGTTGTAAGGTTAAGCCTCACGGGTCATTAGTACCGGTTAGCTCAACGCATCGCTGCGCTTACACACCCGGCCTATCAACGTCGTAGTCTTCAACGTCCCTTCAGGACTCTCAAAGGAGTCAGGGAGAACTCATCTCGGGGCAAGTTTCGTGCTTAGATGCTTTCAGCACTTATCTTTTCCGCACTTAGCTACCGGGCAATGCCATTGGCATGACAACCCGAACACCAGTGGTGCGTTCACTCCGGTCCTCTCGTACTAGGAGCAACCCCCCTCAATTCTCCAGCGCCCACGGCAGATAGGGACCGAACTGTCTCACGACGTTCTAAACCCAGCTCGCGTACCACTTTAAACGGCGAACAGCCGTACCCTTGGGACCTACTTCAGCCCCAGGATGTGATGAGCCGACATCGAGGTGCCAAACACCGCCGTCGATATGAACTCTTGGGCGGTATCAGCCTGTTATCCCCGGAGTACCTTTTATCCGTTGAGCGATGGCCCTTCCATTCAGAACCACCGGATCACTATGACCTGCTTTCGCACCTGCTCGAGCCGTCACTCTCGCAGTCAAGCCAGCTTATGCCATTGCACTAACCTCACGATGTCCGACCGTGATTAGCTGACCTTCGTGCTCCTCCGTTACTCTTTAGGAGGAGACCGCCCCAGTCAAACTACCCACCAGACACTGTCCGCAGCCCGGATTACGGGCCTACGTTAGAACATCAAACATTAAAGGGTGGTATTTCAAGGTTGGCTCCACGCGAACTGGCGTCCGCGCTTCAAAGCCTCCCACCTATCCTACACATCAAGGCTCAATGTTCAGTGTCAAGCTGTAGTAAAGGTTCACGGGGTCTTTCCGTCTTGCCGCGGGTACACTGCATCTTCACAGCGAGTTCAATTTCACTGAGTCTCGGGTGGAGACAGCCTGGCCATCATTACGCCATTCGTGCAGGTCGGAACTTACCCGACAAGGAATTTCGCTACCTTAGGACCGTTATAGTTACGGCCGCCGTTTACCGGGGCTTCGATCAAGAGCTTCTCCTTGCGGATAACCCCATCAATTAACCTTCCGGCACCGGGCAGGCGTCACACCGTATACGTCCACTTTCGTGTTTGCACAGTGCTGTGTTTTTAATAAACAGTTGCAGCCAGCTGGTATCTTCGACTGGCTTCAGCTCGGGGAGCAAGTCCCTCCACCTACGCGCCAGCGTGCCTTCTCCCGAAGTTACGGCACCATTTTGCCTAGTTCCTTCACCCGAGTTCTCTCAAGCGCCTTGGTATTCTCTACCTGACCACCTGTGTCGGTTTGGGGTACGATTCTGTGTTACCTGATGCTTAGAGGCTTTTCCTGGAAGCTGGGCATTTATCACTTCAGCACCGTAGTGCCTCGTCGTCACGCCTCAGCGTTAACAAGAGTCCGGATTTACCTAAACTCTCCGCCTACACGCTTAAACCGGGACAACCGTCGCCCGGCTGATATAGCCTTCTCCGTCCCCCCTTCGCAGTAACACCGAGTACAGGAATATTAACCTGTTTCCCATCGACTACGCCTTTCGGCCTCGCCTTAGGGGTCGACTCACCCTGCTCCGATTAACGTTGAACAGGAACCCTTGGTCTTCCGGCGAGCGGGCTTTTCACCCGCTTTATCGTTACTTATGTCAGCATTCGCACTTCTGATACCTCCAGCAGCCCTCACAGGCCACCTTCGACGGCTTACAGAACGCTCCCCTACCCAACAACGCCTAAGCGTCGCTGCCGCAGCTTCGGTGCATGGTTTAGCCCC
This genomic window from Pantoea sp. Lij88 contains:
- the murB gene encoding UDP-N-acetylmuramate dehydrogenase, with the protein product MSSQHPSLKADNTLGLEVHTQKRIVAETPAAILAAWQASQHDQMPFIVLGEGSNVLFLEDFAGTVVLNRIKGIRIQDEFECWKLHVGAGENWHQLVKSTLEKGITGLENLALIPGMTGSAPIQNIGAYGVELKDVCEYVDVLNLHSGETERLDREACEFGYRDSIFKHRYQSGYVIVAVGIILPKQWQPVLTYGDLKTLNPVTANAWDVYHAVCQMRQSKLPDPKVTGNVGSFFKNPVVTGAQCNSLLAHFPGMPHYLMPNGETKLAAGWLIDQCQLKGYRIGGAAVHQQQALVLINADHATPDDIVALAKTVRAKVGEKFDVWLEPEVRFIQAQGECNAVGVIA